The following coding sequences lie in one Deltaproteobacteria bacterium genomic window:
- a CDS encoding GTP-binding protein: protein MAKYDTASLRNIVVVGHGGTGKTSLCEAFLFLSGKTDRPGRVDEGTSSMDFEPEEQKRHISISTAVNFFEWDKHKINIMDTPGDSNFSFDTKNALRVADSAVVVVDAVSGVEFQTIKNWEYADALNIPRVIFINRMDRERADFRKSFDSIKALLGEKGTPLCLPIGKENAFKGIVDLVDMKAMIFDDKQGTYTTADIPPDIIDDANHYRESMLEDIAECDENLMEQY from the coding sequence ATGGCAAAATACGATACAGCGTCCCTGAGAAATATCGTCGTCGTCGGGCATGGCGGGACGGGTAAAACCTCACTTTGTGAGGCGTTTCTTTTTTTGAGCGGCAAAACAGACCGACCGGGACGTGTTGATGAAGGCACCTCCTCCATGGACTTCGAACCCGAAGAGCAAAAAAGACATATTTCAATCAGCACGGCGGTTAACTTCTTCGAATGGGACAAGCATAAAATCAATATCATGGACACGCCAGGTGATTCTAATTTTTCATTCGATACGAAGAATGCCCTGCGTGTTGCAGACAGCGCCGTTGTTGTCGTCGATGCCGTCAGCGGCGTGGAGTTTCAGACCATCAAAAACTGGGAATACGCCGATGCACTCAATATACCCCGTGTAATTTTTATCAATCGCATGGACAGGGAAAGGGCCGACTTCAGGAAGTCTTTTGACAGCATAAAGGCTCTCCTCGGGGAAAAGGGCACCCCCCTCTGCCTTCCCATTGGTAAGGAAAATGCTTTTAAAGGCATCGTTGATCTGGTCGACATGAAGGCGATGATCTTTGATGACAAGCAAGGCACCTATACCACAGCCGATATCCCGCCCGATATCATAGACGATGCCAATCATTACCGGGAATCGATGTTGGAAGACATCGCGGAATGTGACGAAAATTTGATGGAGCAATAT